In Gemmatimonadales bacterium, one DNA window encodes the following:
- a CDS encoding Lrp/AsnC ligand binding domain-containing protein → MITALVQVRCSRDLIPETAEAIAALDGVAEVYSVSGEWDLVAIVKVKAYDDIAKVVTERLVRVPGIMRTHTISAFRVYSKADREAGFTLGDH, encoded by the coding sequence GTGATCACGGCGCTGGTGCAGGTCCGGTGCTCGCGGGATCTGATCCCCGAGACGGCGGAGGCGATCGCGGCCCTCGACGGCGTGGCGGAGGTGTACTCCGTGTCCGGGGAGTGGGACCTCGTCGCCATCGTGAAGGTCAAGGCGTACGACGACATCGCCAAGGTCGTGACGGAGCGGCTGGTCCGGGTGCCCGGCATCATGCGCACCCACACCATCAGCGCCTTCCGCGTCTACTCGAAGGCGGACCGCGAGGCCGGCTTCACGCTCGGCGACCACTAG